Proteins from a single region of Ischnura elegans chromosome 2, ioIscEleg1.1, whole genome shotgun sequence:
- the LOC124154112 gene encoding uncharacterized protein LOC124154112 — protein MGFYRIALLCCSFLAPFIVSGEYVPVFLLDSTESTSTGAGVPALSKLSGDVFREQLLRLIDKSEGSRPPVILVFAEESLSVEDFSWANIGDYGLYPRLVNITKSSNSVFLPAVHQPLRALEGLVESGFKWKKYTPTQFLMTIATGGDKLIPKITQDTKGVVVYVDMEDANPSEDRPDMLRRHDTFIVDAFEKLKNDRDVVVIYTANHSSWYDTESEDVESSSFDSENDEYVREIRSSSRHLLAEPNLKAENKTYAFYNANNTIIVYSKSHPVYYNKSGADPIKLDEIIDIPLISNPPKDPLKQSMHIKFKTSQGRLILRFYFEQSKWKYWNLTSVVSEFGGNLEPNYTLIPSKHIEAPVGFSYHCSQTIDFVGPDGIRVSFDGLQLQSFLKGDKVAFGDGYDCVYFFTAAIWSGLFVTFLLGLILTWGLSMIMSIRTMDRFDDPKGKTITIGAAE, from the exons ATGGGTTTCTACCGTATTGCTTTACTGTGTTGTTCATTTCTTGCACCATTTATTGTATCTGGAGAATATGTACCAGTGTTTCTGCTGGATTCAACGGAAAGTACCTCAACTGGCGCCGGTGTTCCAGCTTTATCTAAATTATCGGGTGATGTCTTTAGGGAACAACTGTTGAGGTTGATCGACAAAAGCGAAGGTTCGCGGCCGCCAGTGATTCTTGTCTTTGCGGAAGAAAGTCTGAGCGTGGAAGATTTCAGCTGGGCTAATATTGGAGACTATGGACTGTATCCTCGTTTGGTGAATATCACGAAGTCCTCTAATTCCGTATTCCTCCCCGCTGTTCATCAACCCTTAAGAGCTTTGGAAGGTCTGGTTGAAAGTGGgtttaaatggaagaaatatacTCCTACGCAATTTCTTATGACTATAGCTACAGGAGGAGATAAATTAATACCAAAAATCACGCAAGATACCAAAGGTGTGGTTGTTTATGTGGATATGGAAGATGCAAATCCAAGCGAAGATCGACCAGATATGCTGAGGAGACATGATACATTCATTGTTGATGCATTCGAAAAATTGAAGAATGATCGAGATGTGGTAGTAATATATACGGCCAATCATTCTTCATGGTATGACACTGAGTCGGAGGATGTGGAATCTTCGTCGTTTGACTCGGAGAACGACGAATACGTTCGAGAAATTAGGTCCAGTTCTCGCCATTTACTGGCTGAACCTAACTTGAAAGCAGAGAACAAAACTTATGCCTTCTACAATGCAAACAACACAATTATTGTGTATTCGAAGTCTCACCCAGTCTATTACAATAAGAGTGGTGCCGACCCAATCAAGCTGGATGAAATTATCGACATTCCTCTGATTAGCAATCCTCCGAAAGATCCGCTGAAGCAGAGCATGCATATAAAGTTCAAGACTAGCCAG GGGCGTTTAATCCTTCGCTTTTATTTTGAGCAAAGTAAATGGAAGTATTGGAATCTTACATCAGTGGTGTCTGAATTTGGTGGCAATCTCGAACCTAACTACACGCTGATACCCAGCAAACATATTGAGGCTCCTGTTGGCTTTTCCTATCATTGTAGCCAAACTATCGACTTTGTTGGACCTGACGGAATCAGAGTTTCGTTTGATGGATTGCAG TTGCAGTCTTTCCTCAAAGGTGATAAAGTTGCCTTTGGTGATGGTTATGACTGTGTGTATTTCTTTACTGCTGCCATATGGTCTGGGCTCTTTGTAACATTTCTACTAGGTCTCATATTGACATGGGGTCTTTCTATGATCATGAGCATCCGAACCATGGATAGGTTTGATGATCCGAAAGGGAAAACAATTACAATTGGAGCAGCTGAATAA